In Clostridium sporogenes, one genomic interval encodes:
- a CDS encoding helix-turn-helix domain-containing protein, which translates to MINEIAEKIRNLRKEKNLTLKDLGEKTGLSISFLSQVENSSSSLAITSLKKIADALNVPITYFFKSPELHRYLVKKQEREVFQLEGSSSKFIKLSGNFTERNMESILVVIPAEKQHGHKFSHPGEEFIYVLEGAIIANLDGEEYFVNEGDSIHFPSTIPHILSNPLKTDSKILTVVSPVIF; encoded by the coding sequence ATGATCAATGAAATTGCTGAAAAAATTAGAAATCTAAGAAAAGAAAAAAATTTAACCTTAAAAGATCTTGGTGAAAAGACAGGTTTATCTATAAGTTTTTTATCACAAGTGGAAAATAGTTCCTCTTCTCTTGCAATTACTTCTTTAAAAAAAATTGCAGATGCATTAAATGTACCTATAACCTATTTTTTCAAAAGTCCAGAACTTCATAGATATTTAGTGAAAAAGCAAGAAAGAGAAGTTTTTCAACTTGAAGGCTCTAGTTCTAAGTTCATAAAATTAAGTGGTAATTTTACGGAAAGAAATATGGAGTCTATATTAGTTGTAATACCTGCTGAAAAACAGCATGGTCATAAATTTAGTCATCCAGGAGAAGAGTTTATATATGTATTAGAAGGAGCTATTATAGCTAATCTAGATGGGGAAGAATATTTTGTAAATGAAGGTGATTCCATTCATTTCCCTTCTACTATACCGCATATACTTTCTAATCCTCTTAAAACAGATTCTAAAATATTGACAGTAGTATCTCCTGTAATTTTTTAA
- a CDS encoding tRNA 2-thiocytidine biosynthesis TtcA family protein: MSGIAGKGCEVLVPFNERIPLKDIEKSIIKKYRKPIWNKFIKAIKEYNLVEDGDKIAVAVSGGKDSILMAKLFQELKKHGQINFEIEFISMNPGYHEDIKKLLIDNCDYLNIPINLFDSDIFKVIDDIAKDYPCYMCARMRRGALYSKAQELGCNKLALGHHFNDVIETILLNVLYAGNFKTMLPKFKSTNFEGLELIRPLYYVEEEYIQKFIQNSGIWPLNCACMVAAGKIGNKRHEIKDLIKELKKNFKDVDKSIFMSSKNVNMEAILGWQKNKEKYSYLDFYDED; the protein is encoded by the coding sequence TATTAAAAAATATAGAAAACCTATATGGAATAAATTTATTAAAGCTATTAAAGAATATAACCTTGTAGAAGACGGTGATAAAATAGCTGTGGCAGTTTCTGGGGGAAAAGATAGTATTTTAATGGCAAAATTATTTCAAGAGTTAAAAAAACATGGCCAAATAAATTTCGAAATAGAGTTTATTTCAATGAATCCAGGTTATCATGAGGATATAAAGAAATTATTAATAGATAACTGTGATTATTTAAATATACCTATTAATTTGTTTGATTCTGATATTTTTAAAGTTATAGATGATATAGCTAAGGACTATCCTTGTTATATGTGCGCTAGAATGAGGAGAGGAGCTCTTTATTCTAAAGCTCAAGAATTAGGATGCAACAAATTAGCTTTAGGTCATCATTTTAATGATGTTATAGAAACTATTTTATTAAATGTACTTTATGCGGGAAATTTTAAGACCATGTTACCTAAATTTAAATCTACAAACTTTGAAGGATTAGAATTAATAAGACCATTGTATTATGTAGAAGAAGAATATATACAAAAGTTCATACAAAATAGTGGGATTTGGCCTCTAAACTGTGCTTGTATGGTGGCGGCAGGTAAAATAGGTAATAAAAGACATGAAATAAAAGACTTAATTAAAGAATTAAAGAAAAACTTTAAGGACGTAGATAAATCTATATTTATGTCATCTAAAAATGTTAATATGGAAGCTATATTAGGATGGCAAAAGAATAAAGAAAAATATTCTTACCTAGATTTTTATGATGAAGATTAA
- a CDS encoding APC family permease, producing MKKKIGLWDLVFMNVSALFGIRWIAKSTASSFGLGLGAIPAWVLFAFIFFLPSALICAELAATYPRDGGLYEWVKEAYGEKWGFMVSWLNWTAKLFWYSSFLTFLIVNVSYVLGKPELAGNKMFVLICSLVIFWILSLISTKGMAFAKIFTNVGALGSTVPAVLLIVMALISVLVFGHKPASTYTVATLTPKLNMDTLAAISSVMFGLAGAETAANFVTEIDDAKKNFPKAILISAAIVGGLYVLGSIAITMIIPTDKITASEGILAALGTVAANLGIGPWFIRIIAFGISLSVLGAIILYIASPIKMLFGSVKKGIFTEKFTKVNEHNIPVQAVILQAVIVSIILLTTTLLPSVDAIYNVLVTMTALTSLFPYVLLFRSYIKLRQDRPNEVRPYEMSKNNGKAISIANMVLIISVVGIVLSAAPVMPTLKENIIYELEMIGGAVLVIGIGLWKWNNFVKKTGFREEK from the coding sequence ATGAAAAAGAAAATAGGTCTATGGGACTTAGTTTTCATGAATGTATCAGCGCTCTTTGGAATTAGGTGGATAGCAAAATCTACAGCATCTAGTTTTGGGTTAGGTCTTGGTGCTATACCGGCCTGGGTATTATTCGCATTTATATTTTTCTTACCAAGTGCGCTTATTTGTGCAGAACTTGCAGCTACTTATCCAAGAGATGGAGGGCTTTATGAATGGGTAAAAGAAGCCTATGGAGAAAAATGGGGATTTATGGTTTCTTGGTTAAATTGGACAGCTAAATTATTTTGGTATTCTTCATTTTTAACATTTTTAATAGTAAACGTTTCTTACGTATTAGGAAAACCAGAACTTGCAGGAAATAAAATGTTTGTACTTATATGTTCATTAGTTATATTTTGGATACTTTCATTAATTAGTACTAAAGGTATGGCCTTTGCTAAGATATTTACTAATGTAGGAGCATTAGGCTCAACTGTGCCAGCAGTTCTTTTAATAGTAATGGCTCTTATATCTGTATTAGTGTTTGGACATAAACCAGCATCAACTTATACAGTAGCTACGTTAACACCAAAATTAAACATGGATACTTTAGCAGCAATTTCATCAGTTATGTTCGGTCTTGCGGGAGCAGAAACTGCCGCAAACTTTGTTACAGAAATAGATGATGCTAAAAAAAATTTCCCAAAGGCAATTTTAATATCAGCAGCTATAGTTGGAGGTCTTTATGTATTAGGTTCAATTGCTATAACTATGATTATTCCAACAGATAAGATAACTGCATCTGAAGGTATATTAGCAGCCTTAGGGACTGTTGCAGCTAATTTAGGAATAGGACCATGGTTTATAAGAATAATAGCTTTTGGTATTTCTTTATCAGTGCTTGGAGCTATAATACTTTATATAGCATCACCAATAAAAATGTTATTTGGTAGTGTTAAAAAAGGAATATTTACAGAGAAGTTTACAAAGGTTAATGAACACAATATACCTGTACAAGCAGTTATATTACAAGCGGTTATAGTAAGTATAATATTATTAACTACTACATTGTTACCATCCGTTGATGCAATATATAATGTGCTTGTTACAATGACAGCATTAACATCATTATTCCCATATGTTTTATTATTCCGTTCGTATATAAAGTTAAGACAAGACAGACCAAACGAAGTAAGACCATATGAAATGTCTAAAAATAATGGAAAAGCTATATCTATAGCTAATATGGTACTTATAATATCAGTAGTAGGAATAGTTTTATCAGCAGCACCAGTTATGCCAACTTTAAAAGAAAATATTATATATGAATTAGAAATGATAGGCGGAGCAGTTTTAGTTATAGGTATAGGCTTATGGAAATGGAATAATTTTGTTAAAAAAACAGGATTTAGAGAAGAAAAATAG